The proteins below come from a single Corylus avellana chromosome ca3, CavTom2PMs-1.0 genomic window:
- the LOC132173413 gene encoding putative disease resistance RPP13-like protein 1 has product MDEVKRLHPSPFLQVFFERMASGEFLHIFRGRKVCEGLLHKLKISLLSMSALCEDAEEIQFTNPAVKDWLDELKDAVYDAEDTLDEIDSELLQRKLDAEFQTTASKVRNSISTFLSPSVKKVEPKIKEVLDKLEYLAKQKDALGLKEGVGRESSKRLPTTSLVEESGIFGRDDDKEKIINLLHLDDGCVIENLYVIPIVGMGGIGKTTLAQLVYKDKRVNEHFNLQAWVCVSDEFDMLKVTKTILEEVGSSTNDDSKNLNQLQLTLQEKLMGKKFLIVLDDVWNENYADWKVLSGPFESGAQGSTVIVTTRNDSVASMMRTVPTHYLNMLSEEDSWSLFAKHSFPDGKFDARSELEVIGRQIVKKCEGLPLAVKAIGSILQSKLDVDEWERILKSELWDSPIDYTNILPSLRLSYKYLPSHLKLCFAYCSIFPKGYAFEKDHLILLWMAEGLLQEPRNRTMKEVGEDYFCNLVSRSLFQQSCGNKLGFVMHDLVNNLANFVSGQFSFRQESNKTRHLSYFKTRFDNFEKFEALYKVKRLRTFLPLEFSIRDNNLTKKVPHDLLPKQRYLRVLSLSHYENVTNLPDSIDKIIQLRYLDLSFTAIRSLPNSLCKLINLQTLKLSCCYKLVGLPRDMRKLINLRHLDITGTRLIMEMPIQLGSLKYLQTLTTFIISKTSGSCIGELGKLTNLRGKLTILNLQNVVFSEDALDACLKEKKHIKDLVLEWKADTDTDVLESQRTILDSLQPHSNLESLTIKYYSGKSFSDWVGHHSFSNIASLYLYDCKYCCSLPPLGQLPSLHDLSFIQFDEVVKVDREFYGDGSFSIKPFGALKVLRFEQMSKWEEWLSESGDFPLLQELYIYDCPKLTRELPIHLPSLIKLEIMECPLLVSSLPRAPSICQLNLTGCNKDLLKDLPTKIQILKVGGFDALDSRAIGMKESSYSLQELEISNCSSFSMGDLPSTLKSISITDCQRLELPMHQIFSSLKKLHLENINDSFRSLPLDLFPNLSHIFIFRCVHLETLTISDQLGLDLMILHMRIINCPNFVSFPKGVFRASKLTLLLLWSCGRLRSLPDKMHVLPSLEELQIVDCEELESFPDGGLPCNLKSVSIIDCDNLVAGRMGWGLQKLPFLKNLSICGERGDVESFPEVGLLPTNLTALQIKNFPNLKSLDKGLQQLTSLEELLIDNCPMLKYMPEEGLPASVSVLRIDYCPLIKRQCQRKKGKEWRKIAHVHLKMMDDELIE; this is encoded by the coding sequence ATGGATGAGGTTAAGAGACTACATCCCTCTCCCTTTCTCCAAGTATTTTTTGAACGAATGGCATCAGGGGAGTTCCTTCACATCTTTCGGGGACGAAAAGTCTGCGAGGGACTTTTACACAAGTTGAAGATATCGTTGTTGTCCATGAGTGCACTCTGTGAAGACGCGGAGGAAATACAATTTACAAATCCTGCTGTGAAAGATTGGCTCGATGAGTTGAAAGATGCTGTCTATGATGCAGAGGACACCTTGGATGAGATAGATTCTGAACTCTTGCAACGTAAGTTGGATGCTGAATTTCAAACAACTGCAAGTAAGGTACGAAACTCCATTTCTACTTTTCTTAGTCCTTCTGTTAAGAAGGTAGAGCCAAAGATAAAAGAAGTACTAGACAAACTAGAATATTTAGCAAAACAAAAGGATGCTCTAGGTTTGAAAGAAGGTGTTGGAAGAGAATCATCAAAAAGATTGCCCACGACTTCTTTGGTTGAAGAATCTGGTATTTTTGGTAGGGATGatgataaggaaaaaataataaacttatTGCACTTAGATGATGGATGTGTCATTGAAAATCTGTATGTGATTCCCATAGTCGGCATGGGGGGAATTGGCAAGACCACCCTTGCTCAGCTAGTATACAAGGATAAGAGGGTGAATGAGCATTTTAACCTTCAAGCATGGGTTTGTGTATCAGATGAGTTTGACATGTTAAAGGTAACGAAAACAATTCTAGAGGAAGTGGGCTCGTCTACTAATGATGATAGTAAGAATCTAAATCAGCTTCAACTTACATTACAGGAGAAATTGATGGGGAAGAAATTCCTAATTGTTTTAGATGATGTATGGAACGAGAATTATGCTGATTGGAAGGTCTTAAGTGGTCCATTTGAATCTGGGGCACAAGGAAGTACGGTCATTGTAACAACACGCAATGACAGTGTTGCATCAATGATGCGCACTGTTCCAACTCATTATCTCAACATGTTATCAGAAGAAGATAGTTGGTCACTATTTGCAAAACATTCATTCCCCGATGGCAAATTTGATGCACGTTCAGAGCTAGAAGTAATAGGTAGACAAATTGTGAAAAAGTGTGAAGGTTTACCTTTAGCGGTCAAAGCAATTGGGAGTATCTTACAATCTAAATTAGATGTTGATGAGTGGGAGAGGATATTGAAGAGTGAATTATGGGATTCGCCAATAGACTACACAAACATTCTTCCTAGTTTAAGATTAAGCTACAAATACCTTCCCTCACATTTAAAGCTATGCTTTGCTTATTGTTCAATATTCCCAAAGGGTTATGCATTTGAAAAAGATCACTTAATATTATTATGGATGGCCGAAGGTTTATTGCAAGAACCTAGAAACAGAACAATGAAAGAAGTTGGTGAAGATTATTTTTGTAATCTTGTATCAAGATCATTATTCCAACAATCATGCGGTAATAAATTAGGTTTTGTAATGCATGATCTTGTCAATAATTTGGCAAACTTTGTATCTGGGCAATTTAGCTTTAGGCAGGAGAGTAACAAGACACGTCACTTGTCGTACTTTAAAACAAGATTTGATAACTTCGAGAAGTTTGAGGCTCTTTACAAGGTTAAGCGGCTGCGCACCTTCCTGCCATTAGAATTTTCCATAAGAGACAacaatttaactaaaaaagtACCTCATGATTTATTGCCAAAGCAAAGATACTTACGGGTTCTCTCTTTGTCTCACTATGAGAATGTGACTAACTTGCCTGactcaattgataaaatcatACAGTTACGTTATTTGGACCTTTCTTTCACTGCAATTAGAAGCTTGCCTAATTCCCTGTGTAAGTTGATCAATTTGCAAACACTCAAGTTATCATGTTGTTACAAACTTGTTGGATTGCCAAGGGATATGCGAAAACTCATTAATCTACGACATCTTGATATCACCGGGACTAGATTAATAATGGAGATGCCGATACAATTGGGTAGCCTAAAATATCTCCAAACATTGACTACATTTATAATCAGCAAAACTAGTGGGTCCTGCATAGGAGAGTTGGGAAAACTTACAAATCTTCGAGGAAAGCTTACTATTTTGAATCTTCAAAATGTTGTCTTTTCTGAAGATGCATTGGATGCATGcttgaaggagaagaaacaCATTAAGGATTTGGTGTTGGAATGGAAAGCTGATACTGATACTGATGTTTTAGAAAGTCAAAGAACTATACTTGACAGTCTCCAGCCTCATTCAAATCTAGAAAGTCTTACAATCAAATATTATAGCGGCAAAAGCTTTTCAGATTGGGTAGGGCATCATTCATTCTCTAATATAGCATCTCTTTATCTATACGATTGTAAATATTGCTGCAGCTTGCCACCACTTGGGCAGCTACCCTCTCTGCATGACCTTTCTTTCATTCAATTTGATGAAGTTGTTAAAGTGGATCGTGAGTTTTATGGCGACGGTTCTTTTTCAATTAAGCCATTTGGAGCCTTAAAAGTTCTAAGATTTGAGCAAATGTCGAAGTGGGAGGAATGGTTAAGTGAAAGTGGAGATTTTCCTCTTCTTCAAgagctttatatatatgattgccCTAAGCTAACAAGAGAGTTGCCCATCCATCTTCCTTCTCTAATCAAACTTGAGATCATGGAATGTCCGCTACTAGTGTCTTCACTCCCAAGGGCTCCTTCTATATGTCAATTGAATCTAACAGGCTGTAATAAGGACCTGTTGAAGGATTTGCCAACCAAAATACAGATTCTCAAAGTTGGAGGATTTGATGCACTAGATTCCCGAGCCATTGGAATGAAGGAGTCCAGCTATTCTCTCCAAGAGTTAGAAATCTCTAACTGTTCCTCATTTTCAATGGGTGATTTACCATCTACTTTAAAATCCATTTCCATCACAGACTGTCAGAGGTTAGAACTTCCGATGCACCAAATCTTTTCATCCCTTAAAAAGTTGCACTTGGAAAATATTAATGATTCTTTCAGGTCCTTGCCATTGGACTTATTCCCAAACCTTTCTCATATCTTTATCTTTAGGTGTGTGCATTTGGAAACTCTTACAATTTCAGACCAACTTGGTCTTGATTTAATGATCTTGCACATGCGAATCATAAATTGCCCtaattttgtatcttttccaAAAGGAGTATTTCGTGCCTCCAAACTTACCTTGCTTTTACTCTGGAGTTGTGGTCGTTTAAGGTCACTACCTGATAAAATGCACGTACTCCCATCTCTTGAGGAATTGCAAATAGTCGATTGTGAAGAACTTGAGTCTTTTCCTGATGGGGGTTTGCCTTGTAATCTGAAATCGGTTTCCATCATCGATTGTGACAATCTCGTTGCTGGACGAATGGGATGGGGTTTGCAAAAGCTcccatttcttaaaaatttgtcTATTTGTGGTGAAAGGGGAGATGTGGAGTCCTTTCCGGAGGTGGGATTGCTGCCCACCAATCTGACTGCTCTTCAAATAAAGaattttccaaatttgaaatcttTGGATAAGGGGCTTCAACAGCTCACCTCTCTTGAAGAATTGCTGATCGATAACTGCCCTATGCTTAAGTACATGCCAGAAGAGGGCTTGCCTGCCTCTGTTTCTGTTTTACGGATCGACTATTGTCCTTTGATAAAGAGACAATGTcagaggaaaaaaggaaaagaatggcgCAAAATTGCTCACGTCCACCTAAAAATGATGGATGATGAATTGATTGAATGA